From Verrucomicrobia bacterium S94, the proteins below share one genomic window:
- the rsxA gene encoding electron transport complex subunit RsxA, translating into MNEFLVITIGAILVNNFVLSKFLGVCPFLGVSKKLDTALGMSGAVIFVMTLASLVSSIINQLLLVPMKLQYLQTLVFIVVIASLVQLVEIMLQKLSAKLYESLGIFLPLITTNCAVLGAVVLNAKSAPESVQSTWYGATIYGFCSALGFALALILFSSLREKLDLAKVPEAFEGTAISLVTAGILAMAFLGFSGLV; encoded by the coding sequence ATGAATGAATTTCTCGTGATCACCATCGGCGCGATTCTCGTGAACAACTTCGTATTGTCGAAGTTTCTGGGAGTCTGTCCGTTTCTGGGGGTATCAAAGAAACTGGACACGGCATTGGGGATGTCGGGTGCGGTTATTTTTGTAATGACATTGGCGTCGCTGGTGAGTTCGATCATTAACCAGTTACTGCTGGTTCCCATGAAGCTGCAGTATCTGCAGACGCTCGTTTTTATTGTGGTGATTGCTTCGCTGGTGCAGCTGGTGGAAATTATGCTGCAGAAACTCAGTGCAAAACTCTACGAGAGTCTGGGCATTTTTCTTCCGCTCATCACGACTAACTGTGCGGTACTCGGTGCGGTGGTGCTGAATGCCAAATCGGCCCCGGAGTCGGTGCAGTCGACCTGGTACGGCGCCACGATCTACGGGTTCTGTTCGGCACTCGGTTTTGCGCTGGCGCTGATTCTTTTCTCGAGTCTGCGCGAAAAACTGGATCTCGCCAAGGTGCCCGAAGCCTTTGAAGGCACTGCAATTTCACTGGTCACCGCCGGCATTCTGGCGATGGCGTTTCTCGGCTTCTCCGGCCTGGTGTAA
- a CDS encoding biopolymer transporter ExbD — MKLIEEMMNKKAELEIAPLIDVVFLLLIYFMVTASLVKKEADLSFMLPAKVDVAEPLDLPIEVLIEVSELGDIVINGMVFAKDQNNMDDLIGQLMSLKEAADSSGSELIVNIMPADKALHGRIIRVMDACAAANVKNMSFSMSM, encoded by the coding sequence ATGAAACTTATTGAAGAAATGATGAATAAGAAGGCCGAGCTGGAAATAGCTCCGCTGATTGACGTGGTATTCCTGCTGCTCATCTACTTTATGGTTACGGCCTCCTTGGTTAAAAAGGAAGCCGACCTCTCCTTCATGCTTCCTGCGAAGGTGGATGTGGCAGAACCTCTGGATCTTCCGATCGAGGTGCTTATTGAGGTTTCCGAGCTAGGCGATATTGTGATCAACGGAATGGTATTTGCAAAAGATCAGAACAATATGGATGATCTCATCGGCCAGTTGATGTCGCTGAAAGAGGCTGCCGATTCATCCGGCAGTGAGCTGATTGTGAATATCATGCCGGCCGACAAGGCATTGCATGGACGGATTATTCGTGTCATGGATGCCTGTGCGGCTGCCAACGTGAAAAACATGTCATTCAGTATGTCGATGTAG
- a CDS encoding RnfABCDGE type electron transport complex subunit D, whose translation MPDPSKLMVSNSPHMRDKPTIDKIMLTVVVAMMPACIAAVLFFGLAAIKVLIISTVSCILVEEGWNKLTKRPSTWRDGSAVLSGILLGMNLNAGAPWWICVLGGLLAMLLGKQLYGGLGYNPFNPVLVARVGLLIGFPGIMTTWDKPDLGRMMIDGVTAATPLGLAPGETVLRDLIFGNVGGCLGETSALALLIGGGILIWKKLIKWEVPLAFIGTVFILTGIMHLVNPEQYHSPVAHVLSGGLMLGAFFMATDMVTSPMTHKGAWIFGFGCGLITSLIRLWGSYPEGVSFAILFMNALVPLIDRGTIRKPFGYVAPAKGEA comes from the coding sequence ATGCCCGATCCATCGAAACTGATGGTCAGTAATTCACCGCATATGCGTGATAAGCCGACGATTGATAAAATCATGCTGACCGTGGTGGTCGCTATGATGCCGGCCTGTATTGCCGCTGTGCTGTTTTTCGGGCTGGCCGCCATCAAGGTGCTCATCATCAGCACCGTATCCTGCATTCTCGTGGAAGAGGGCTGGAATAAACTGACGAAACGTCCGTCGACCTGGCGCGACGGATCGGCTGTTCTCTCCGGTATTCTGCTGGGGATGAATCTCAATGCCGGAGCACCGTGGTGGATTTGTGTGCTTGGCGGTCTGCTGGCGATGCTTCTCGGCAAGCAGCTGTACGGCGGACTGGGCTATAATCCGTTCAATCCTGTATTGGTCGCCCGTGTCGGTCTGCTGATCGGTTTTCCCGGCATTATGACCACCTGGGATAAACCGGATCTGGGGCGTATGATGATTGACGGTGTTACTGCGGCGACCCCGCTGGGGCTGGCACCGGGAGAAACGGTTCTGCGGGATTTGATTTTTGGAAATGTCGGCGGCTGTCTGGGTGAAACCTCGGCTCTGGCATTGCTGATCGGAGGAGGAATTCTGATCTGGAAGAAGCTGATCAAGTGGGAAGTGCCGCTGGCTTTTATCGGCACTGTTTTTATCCTTACCGGCATCATGCATCTGGTGAATCCGGAACAGTATCATTCGCCCGTTGCGCATGTGCTGAGCGGCGGTCTGATGCTGGGTGCATTTTTTATGGCCACGGATATGGTGACTTCTCCGATGACGCATAAAGGCGCATGGATTTTTGGATTCGGCTGCGGCCTGATCACCAGTCTGATCCGTCTCTGGGGAAGCTATCCGGAGGGCGTCAGTTTCGCGATTCTCTTTATGAATGCGCTCGTGCCGCTGATTGACCGCGGAACGATCCGCAAACCGTTCGGTTATGTGGCACCGGCGAAAGGGGAGGCGTAA
- a CDS encoding ferredoxin (involved in the electron transport chain; in Methanosarcina acetivorans this protein is part of a cluster involved in electron transfer during growth on acetate) — MDILFPILTVGILGIFLGVIIGIVAKVFAVDIDERIEQVEEMLPGANCGGCGFAGCADFAKGVVAGKATPAGCPVCSPEDVVAISEYLGIAAEEKEKMVALVRCSGDIPNTVRSLYNGVRDCRSAVLVAGGAKGCDYGCLGFGSCAEACPFGAIEIRNGLAVVHKELCVGCENCVAACPKNLITMVPASAATHVYCNSPEKGAVKRKVCKTACIACRKCVKASGEEDYMEIDGFLVRSNYENPPPASLVEAAGCPTSALRVDTEHIKGAYGGASK; from the coding sequence ATGGATATTCTGTTTCCTATTCTGACGGTCGGTATTCTCGGCATTTTTCTTGGTGTGATTATCGGGATTGTGGCTAAGGTTTTTGCGGTGGATATTGATGAACGTATCGAGCAGGTTGAAGAAATGCTGCCCGGTGCCAACTGCGGCGGCTGCGGTTTTGCCGGCTGTGCTGATTTTGCTAAAGGCGTTGTGGCCGGAAAAGCGACCCCGGCCGGTTGTCCGGTCTGCTCGCCGGAAGATGTGGTGGCGATTTCCGAATATCTCGGCATTGCAGCCGAGGAAAAGGAAAAAATGGTGGCGCTGGTGCGTTGTTCCGGAGACATTCCGAACACGGTGCGGTCTCTTTATAACGGGGTGCGCGACTGCCGGTCGGCGGTGCTGGTTGCCGGCGGAGCCAAGGGCTGTGACTACGGCTGCCTCGGTTTCGGTTCCTGTGCGGAAGCCTGCCCGTTCGGGGCCATCGAAATTCGCAATGGCCTGGCCGTTGTGCACAAAGAGCTCTGTGTCGGCTGCGAAAACTGCGTGGCGGCCTGTCCGAAAAACCTCATTACGATGGTGCCGGCTTCGGCCGCCACGCACGTCTATTGTAATTCACCGGAAAAAGGGGCTGTGAAGCGGAAGGTCTGCAAAACCGCCTGTATTGCCTGTCGTAAGTGTGTGAAAGCTTCCGGTGAGGAAGACTATATGGAAATCGATGGCTTCCTGGTTCGCAGCAACTATGAAAATCCGCCGCCGGCATCGCTGGTCGAAGCCGCCGGATGTCCGACCAGTGCGTTGCGTGTGGATACCGAGCATATAAAAGGAGCTTATGGAGGTGCATCGAAATGA
- a CDS encoding biopolymer transporter ExbD, which yields MNIKGPSRDDVSIDMGPMIDLVFLLLIFFMVASVVTELEKVEVEIPESSHAKVPEDTKGRMMLSVDANNQVYVGTVAVTMEELKDHIATELDLNPDLRVLIRADRRVEYKTCKEIMIACGEVGATDLIYATFEE from the coding sequence ATGAATATTAAAGGACCATCCAGAGATGACGTGTCAATCGACATGGGGCCGATGATCGACCTTGTGTTCCTGCTGCTCATCTTCTTCATGGTGGCTTCTGTCGTAACGGAACTTGAAAAGGTTGAAGTGGAGATTCCTGAATCTTCACATGCCAAAGTTCCTGAAGACACGAAAGGCCGCATGATGCTGTCCGTTGACGCAAATAATCAGGTATATGTCGGCACCGTTGCGGTGACGATGGAAGAACTGAAAGATCATATTGCAACAGAACTGGATCTTAATCCGGATCTGCGCGTTCTGATTCGCGCTGACCGTCGCGTCGAATATAAGACGTGTAAGGAAATTATGATCGCCTGCGGTGAAGTCGGTGCAACTGACCTCATTTATGCAACCTTCGAGGAATAG
- the rsxC gene encoding electron transport complex subunit RsxC, producing MSEKPRKFKGGVHPNDSKALSAHKAIQEAPLYGTYKVIMHQNIGAPPELLVKKGDAVKKGSLLCKASGFVSVPLHAPTSGTVKMIDKVPGPTGISVPCIVIEADGEDEWGCPFEPIADWQKTDPAELKQRVWDAGIVGMGGAGFPAHVKLSPPEDKPVDKLILNGAECEPYLTADHRLMLEQAEEVVLGAAILARILGLETAVIGVEDNKPDAIQALEKVAGKYNIEVVSLPVNYPQGAEKQLIYAITGREVPVGKLPSDVGCVVQNVASAVAVAEAVVKGIPSIERITTVTGKPLNDPGNWKLRIGTPIDEVLKLTGGIKEQPAKLLLGGPMMGIAQSSLDVTVMKNTSGVLLIAKDEVSLYTSEPCIRCGRCVDCCPMQILPATISQAVENNRFDWAERLNVMACIECGSCSYSCPSHRPLNQQFKRAKVEIRAGLRK from the coding sequence ATGAGTGAAAAACCGCGTAAGTTTAAGGGCGGGGTTCACCCGAACGATTCCAAAGCGCTTTCCGCCCATAAGGCGATTCAGGAAGCTCCGCTTTACGGAACCTATAAAGTAATCATGCATCAGAATATCGGTGCGCCGCCGGAGCTGCTGGTGAAAAAGGGCGATGCCGTGAAAAAAGGTTCGCTGCTCTGCAAAGCCTCCGGTTTTGTTTCTGTTCCTCTGCATGCACCGACGTCCGGAACAGTGAAAATGATTGATAAGGTGCCGGGACCTACGGGCATCAGCGTTCCGTGTATTGTGATTGAAGCCGACGGCGAAGACGAATGGGGCTGCCCGTTTGAGCCGATTGCCGACTGGCAGAAAACCGATCCGGCCGAGTTGAAACAGCGGGTCTGGGATGCCGGTATTGTCGGTATGGGCGGAGCGGGCTTCCCGGCGCACGTCAAACTGTCGCCGCCGGAAGATAAACCGGTTGATAAACTGATTCTTAACGGGGCCGAGTGTGAACCCTATTTGACGGCCGATCACCGGCTCATGCTTGAGCAGGCTGAAGAGGTGGTGCTCGGTGCGGCGATTCTGGCGCGTATCCTCGGTCTGGAAACAGCGGTTATCGGGGTGGAGGATAACAAGCCTGATGCCATCCAGGCTCTGGAGAAAGTGGCCGGAAAATACAATATCGAAGTGGTGTCGCTGCCGGTGAATTATCCGCAAGGTGCGGAAAAACAGCTGATTTATGCCATTACCGGCCGTGAGGTTCCGGTGGGTAAACTGCCGAGCGATGTCGGTTGTGTGGTACAGAATGTGGCATCGGCGGTGGCGGTGGCGGAAGCCGTGGTGAAGGGGATTCCCTCTATTGAACGCATCACCACCGTAACCGGAAAACCGCTGAATGATCCCGGAAACTGGAAGTTGCGTATTGGAACACCGATTGATGAAGTGCTCAAACTGACGGGCGGCATTAAGGAACAGCCGGCCAAACTGCTGCTTGGTGGACCGATGATGGGTATTGCACAGAGTTCGCTTGATGTAACGGTGATGAAAAACACCTCCGGCGTACTGCTGATTGCAAAGGATGAGGTTTCGCTCTATACCTCTGAACCCTGTATCCGCTGCGGCCGCTGCGTCGACTGCTGTCCGATGCAGATCCTGCCGGCGACCATCAGCCAGGCGGTAGAGAACAACCGGTTTGACTGGGCGGAAAGGCTCAATGTCATGGCCTGTATTGAATGCGGATCGTGCTCCTATTCCTGCCCGTCGCACCGTCCGCTTAACCAGCAGTTTAAACGTGCCAAGGTCGAGATTCGCGCCGGCCTGAGGAAATAA